The following nucleotide sequence is from Nomia melanderi isolate GNS246 chromosome 10, iyNomMela1, whole genome shotgun sequence.
TCGATAAAACGCGCGAACGGGCTGGACGCGAATAATCCGGATCTCCACACGTGTCTGGTGCGTTTCATACTGCACACCAGCCGTTCGCCGTTAGAGGGTGCAGTCGGTGAGGTGGTGAAGCACCAGACCGCCGGTATCTACGCGAACTCGACGGCCGGCCAGCTGAACGCGGAGTTCCTGAAGAAGAATCGAAACTCACTGCCGCATTTGCTCCAGGGCGCGAAGATGTTGTACGTCCTGGACCCTTCTGCCCAGTCGAAGGCCCTCAGCCTAGTGACGAGCATCGAGGAGCTCGAGGGTGTCACGTTGTCGAGCTGCACGAAGGTCCTGGAATCGTTGCGCAGCGGCGACTTCGGCCACTGCGAGCACACGATAGCCGATTACATGGCGAAATGCCACAAACGTTTCCCTTACGCGACCGCTTTCCGACCACCGGAAACGAAGACGACCACCAACCACCAAGAGAAAGAGAACTCCATCAAGAACTGATCCAGGCACGCGCTCGTCAGCGTCGCTGAATTACTCCGTAGTTAGACGAGGCAATGGTGTGATGaagggaggagaaggaggaggaggaggaggaggtggagcgTGTGTGTGTGGAAGCGTCTCCGACCACTACATTTGAGAAACACAGAAATTACAGGAGGGACGGGTGGTAGGGCTGAGAGAGGGGGAAGGGCAAGCGGGggcgaaatggaaaaaaaaataaacagtcGTTTTGCTAGAAAACGggaagcgaaaaaaaacgggTGGAGAACGACATAGTGAATGAAGTATATCGCGAATGAATTGGCGGATATATTGATTTACGATAGCAACATGTATTATAACACGGAACTGTTCCTGGAAGGTTTCATGTAGTGTGAACAGTGCTGGGACAGTGCTGGATAAacaatcttaataaattatacaacacGACGTGGCGCGTGCCGCGCGCCTCCGGACGCGGTCCCGATACTTTAGGTGAACGAAGGGAGATAGAGGGGCGATATATGGCTAGTAGctaaatgttaattaacaatTGGAACAGGACGAATTAACGTACGCGCTCGATCCAGAGAGGTGCGGCCACAACGATCGAGAAAATAATATACACGGGGTCGACGAGAAGTGTCTAACGTTTAGTGACGAGAAGGATTCTTTTGGGGAGAGCGGCGGAACACAGGGACGGGGATGATCGGAATGGGATCCCGGGGCCGTGTAGGAGCGTTGAGGGAGGCGATCGAACGGGGGTGCAGtgtgtaaaatataaatgacgTGCGAAAACTAATACATTGGTACAAAATACAAGACTTGTATACATTCATACGTGCGCGCGCTCTAGGAATATTTCTACTCGATGTTAAGGTGTACTATTTTCAGCGATGTCTACAAAACACTCTACTGTGTAGAGTCTGGAAACGAGACGATCATCGAGCACCCGATATATTGTACCACGCATGTTCGTCGCTACATTTGAATAGACTTTGTTCCAAGTTGCATACTAACTCTAGTTCACTTCATTCGCAAAAACTGTTTCAACTTTTAAGAAAGAAACatcacacacgcgcacacacacaacATACGAACACGTACATGTACACGTACACTGTGTATATTGATACACATGCCCATGTACACTTATACGGGGGGAGTACACATATGCAGACACATTAATACACGTACACACATTTTATTCCTGTGTTTAAATCCAGGGTAATGATCTACGTTTGGATTGGAGCCCTGATAATTCCATCGAGAACAGTCAATAAACGGCAGTAGTGTCCATTTCGCGAAAGTCTGTGAAAGTTACTATAAGAACAATAAGCTGCGTATTGTGTACGCAATTTACCAAAGTATATCATAAATCGAAAACAGTAAGTATCAATAACaaaacgatgaaaaaaaaaagtaatggaAAGAATATCGTGCATCTGTACGCGAACGGATTACagagattttaaataaaagataacGTTGGAAGTGTACCGGCACACATGCCGAGAACCGATCTTATGATTACCtcatttagtttttcattatctccttttttttctaaatACCGAGGCATATTTATTGGTTGGTGAATATCCttaaaacgaaagaagagaattcAACAAGATGCAGATACTACAAATTAGTGATAATATTTGTACATACTTCAGCTAATactttaataatacatataaatatatatacaaccatatatatgtacacatttCCTGTCTTATTTAAgtcatagatatatatatataatttctgcgattaattaatcttaacgccaatgttttaaaaaaatgaaaataagaaaagcaCTCGCGCTCGAAGCCGATTTAAAggtaatcataaataaaaagataGGGCAATTGCATCGAGCGGTATTCATGGTAatgtatatttaacatattctgATTCGTACGAAAATCGACACGCATACAAGATGAGATATTAGTCTATTCACGTAGACGGAAGTTTAATCGATGGAATGATCTTCAACGAAAATGCGATGAATGCAAAACAATTGTCATCGTACTGAATACCTTCTGTAAATGCATGGAATGTTTCTCAGGGCTACGCAAGTAACATCGTGTAATGTAAACGACAACGTAGACGATTTACTACTTTGTTTCGCTATTTAGTTACTTCACTAATGAAATGCAATATCATATCGGCCTGTCTTATATAACTATTCCCTTTCCGTTAATAACAAAGCACGCAGGTTTAATATCTATCATTTGCGTCACACTAACATTCGACCATGCATCTACCgaagtgttaatataatttcttttttttttttaaatattccttttcttttgttacgttTTTCTACAAGTACGCTTTGACACTAGTAAAGCTGCCACCTTTTGAGAAGGTGCAGATACATTAGTTGCTCCAATCTTTATCGGAGGTTGTTACCTCAATATGGGAAATTTTTATCTCgctgataataaattattaaaaatattgagaaataaataacgcTAATTAAAAGAAGATATATCGATCTTTAACGGATTAAGTTCAGATTCGCCTTTGAGTCCTTGATTTAAAGCTAGATTAATCTAGTGAATAAAATGATAAGCATTGGGTACCTTAGCCCGCATCCTCTTCCATCTCCTCATGTAAATGAATTCATCATATAGGTTTCATATAATAGTTCTTTAACGTATACGATTAACGACTAAGATAATATGTTACTCTAATTAAAAAGACTTAAACGGAAAAAATTAACaagttaatatttattgcacACGAATTGCGATTATTTATTAGTTCGATCGTTATATTAGAATACTACTGCCATTCACAGTAAGCTGTTATCATAGTTTGACAAATTCGGACTAATATACCAAATAATTCGTATATAGTTTTTGCTGCaccagtaataaaaaaaaaaaattgtaaccgattcaaacatttaaaaaaagctAATCCTATTATTATATAAGTGTTGATATCTGTACATTTACAATTGCACACGCGCCTTCattgcattatatatttttctatatgatgaattcaaaatataaataaataattactttctttATGTAACTTGTCCTCATTATAGTTGTGACTATGAACGTAAGTgaagtaatattttaaagatgaaaactgaaatATGTATAGTATGTACATaaacgtattattattatcatatatatCAAAAATATGTTCAATTTCTCTTTGTTGTTATATTAATAACGAGTCAACATGCAAATATTATATCGCGTATCACCGATCGCCCTTCCCTCTGTCGtttcaagaaaaaaataatgataaatacttGTTACATACTTCCATCATGCCATACTTTATTGTATCAGTGTTTACACTTGTACAGGAAATGATTTGCAACACAGTTGCAGACAATATTATCTTAAATACCATATAGTATCTTTGTATTATTGCTAAATTCTCTCGCCTtctgtacattgttttatttattttctataaacctCATGTGGTTAATGTTAAAAGGTAAAAAAAATAACTGGATAAAACAAAGTATTCTTTATTTCTCACATACCTGAACCCaatacaattcaattcaatccaGCAGTATCATCAGCTATATTTTTGAATGTCACCAAATCATTAATCTTAgttggaaatttcattttctagaaTGCTAAGGAAAAAAAATTAGACAAGTCATGAACATATacaaagaaaatgtttaatataaacatgtaaCAGTTTGACATACCTAAATTGTGCTTATTATAAGCAAATTCATTCATTACATTTTATTGGTGTAGGGGGTAATTGGCTCATTTCATTTGATTCAATTTCCTTAaagtcaattataattttctcattCTTTAGAACATATTTTCTGGAGACAAACATTAATTTCAGGATATTATGATACTACTAAATTTATACAGCATATATATTAAGAATGCAATATGATAAGTGGATTTAATGTCAAATCAGTTAAGTCCTTGTAATCCCTTATAGCATGTTTTGATATTTATAccttaaactaaataaatataaataaagaagataGTGAATGTACCTATACTCAACACCTGCtgcattaaacaattttttagcaGCTATTGTCTCAGGTTTTTCTGCATGTTTATCTGACATATATACGACTAATTTTATCCCAGATTGTATAATAACTTTAGCACACTCGTTACAAGGAAAAAGTGCAACATACATAGTACAGTTCTTAATGCTGCAGGAGTTTTTGTTCAAAATAGCATTAAGTTCTGCATGGCATACTATAAACAATGTATTGATAAATGAACAATGCATCATGTAATACTAatctataaattaaacattagtaTTTTACTCAGAtttaatataaagataaaaattctgTTACATGTGAAAAACAGATATTTGACCTCCTTCGGTATCAAACTTACCATAAGGATATTTGGTTTCTAAACGGTTGTCTGAATTTTTGCTCCAAGGAAATTCGTCATCAGAACAACCAATGGGCATTCCATTATATCCAACACCCACAATTTTGTTTTCATCATTAACTACACATGCACCAACTTGAGTAGCAGGATCCTTACTCCGTTTTGCAGCCAAAAATGCTATCGCCATGAAGTATTCCTCCCAGTTAATATAATCTGTTCGTTTACTACTGCCATTACTGAAACGAAAAGGAACATAAAATATGATAGTTCTTAAtgcgaattttatttttcaaattataccaATAATGTACTACATTTGTTCAGTTTTTATAACAGCGATATCTTCCGccatatttaattgtatttataattgagTTTTAATCTCGCtactttacaattttctaataatattctattacaaaAAGAGTAGGTACTACAGATGCCTCCTAAAATGTGTTTCTGCACAGCGAGGTACATTACAACCACAcatggaatattaattttctcacaCACTCTCAATGTTTTTACACAGTCGGTAATTTATAACATATGACACCGAGTCCCTCTATTAAAAGTGGCGAGTTTCAGAATTACATTCAAACCCATGTATCGGTATCCAATACCTCCAACTGATAATTCACACTATCTAACACGAAGTCGCATAAAATATCCAATCCAAATCTCTTTTACTACTGTTTATACTCTGTTGACAAGTCcagttaaatattttgttaataatgcAGTCTCTTTTAGAACCggagataaaaaatattgtttatctaACATTCGTAGGTATATCAACTCTGTACAGTGTCTACCAGTTTCGCCATTTTGTTAACGATGGCGCCACCCGTTCAAAGTCTAAATTTTATCTaacgaattattttgatttatacatattataataaaagcaATGTCAATCCCATTATCAGCACTTGattaatgcaataaataattaaaaactctagtaaaatattgaaagtatatatatacagataCAAATGGAAACCTAAACAATCCGACGAAAAATTGCAACGAAACTGATTAATCGCAATGAAACCGATTAAATCGCTAGAAATAATTCGTAGCGAACGAAGAAAACCAGCGGACAACCGAAGCCCATTTAGCGTGATCGTCGTCGAATGGATCTTTGGAACGGAATATCAGGAATAACTTGGTTTCGAGGTATAATCAATAAAGCCTGTAATAATCTGTGCATGGCAGAGGTTGGGACAGAGTTTTCAAGCACGGCAGCGGTGGCTCCTGGTACCGATAGATCATCGTTTCCATCTTAAATCCATTTCTTCAGGGGTTCTAATTCGTTCGGAGTCCATAACAAAATGGCAAACGTGTCACGACATCTTTATTCGACCCGTATTACTTGGCATTTATTCAAACTACACATCGAAGGACATTCTTCGATCATTCCAGAGACAGACAATATCAAAATGCACAATCGAGTAGCAAATAACACACAGTCTTGATTTTAACCGATTATTTTCCCCTGTATTTCCTTATTTTCGAACAGGAAACAATGGTTCCCAACTCTGAAGTGTTTCTTCAACGAATTCCTTTCTTCGACAGCTTCGAAGAACTTCGTTCTCAGATTAATCCATGCAGAATCATTTACGAAAGATCCCTTCCTATGAATGAACGTTTTTTCCTTAATTATCTGCCTGATAAACGCAGCGAAACACTCGGAGCTCCAAGCTGCTGAAAGCTTTTTTAAACGCTCGCTACGCGTACGAGTATACTTGGGCGCGGCACTGTAGACACGTTTTTCAACCCCTAAGTATACTCAGCCTTCCCCGTAAAAAGGGCTAATAATTCGTGGATTGCGATTCCAGTCGTGCAATCGGCGGGGTGTAATTAGTTTCCGTGTCAAATGAATTTCCACCGTAAAACGGAGAGAATTCGAATTACTAATCCTATCTCTGCGACGACTGAGTTAAGTCCACCGAATTCAAAATGGGAAATTAACACGATGACCACAAGAATTTCTTATTCTTGAATAAtgaaggcaaatgatattgaaaataattattgatcaCTTATCACAgcagtcatattacgctatgatctagctatgttaaatattttcatttaaaatcaagtttctttGTAATCGTTcttcaatttggaagctcctATCATCGATGACcaagaatttctagcgtttcgaATGGAAATGCTTATTCTTGAATAacgaaggcaaatgatattgaaaataattaatcactTATCACAGTAGTCGTATTACGCTGTGATCTAgctatgttaaatattttcatttaaaatcaagtttctttGTAATCGTTcttcaatttggaagctcctATCATCGATGACcaagaatttctagcgtttcgaATGGAAATGCTTATTCTTGAATAacgaaggcaaatgatattgaaaataattaatcactTATCACAGTAGTCGTATTACGCTGTGATCTAgctatgttaaatattttcatttaaaatcaagtttctttGTAATCGTTcttcaatttggaagctccgatcatcgatgaccacctTGGCAGAAGTGTTAAACGTTCCTTCACTTTTCCTTACTAATTACCGCGATTGCCTCGGTTATCTTTATCAATTAATCCGTTCGGTTCTTTGAGCCTTTTCCAATGCGACGCGAGTCCCCGTAATAAATTGCGAACGCGGACGGAATTGAAAGGGCTTTCATTCCGTGGCGTAGCTAATAAAATAACTCGTAGGATCGTGACAGTGTTCCTCGGGGAACTATCACACCCCCGTGACATTCGTTCACGCACAGCCCATCGGTGATTGACTGCTGCTTCCCCGCGCTCATCCCCCGGGAAGTATCTTTCCTCTTCGACTGGTGCATTAAGTAAGTAATTACAGGAATCCGTTGAATACACCGGCGCATAAACGAGAATCACCTGGAACGGAGATAAAGAAACCCCGGGAACATTGCCCGCGGCCCCGTAAACGGAGAACCTCTTGCAACGGAACGCAAGTTGAATTTCACCACCTAAGGGGTGTCGTTCTTTAACGACACTCAGAACCACCTAGACGGAATCGTTACGTAAGAAAGTCGTTGCGAGGCAGAGCAATCTCTCGGTTTTCaattaacgtttcatttaaCAATGTCCGGCTGGAATTCTTATTTGTGAATAACAAAATGTGTACAGTATGAAATAGATATTAACCTATGAATACAAACTAACAATGTATTGAATAGtcataacaattttattaaaacgaatatatttggTAAGTTTGAAACTACGACGTTGAACGTTTTAGTCTGTGTATataaaagttaaccctttgaactctgtaggcttcattattgcaccagttatgatactaaatattttaatgaaccttaaagaaactaccctaaaattattcgattttccacatatcctaattttgtactaaggaaaataaaagatcgaagaaatgtagcatttctcattctcgctatgaatactataaaaattagtcgcagttgctgataaattacgaaacaacctggagcgctaagggttagtTAATTTCATTCCTCATTTTGCggcaagaaattaaataaatcaatttaacgcAGTATATTGATGCGTGACTCCAATTCACGTGCGTCTAGAGAGGGTTAATTCGATCCAATCGCGCCATTGTATTCTCCTTCGAGAGTTTAGATTCCAGCGTGTTATATATCCCATCGACTCTCGACTTATTCACAAAATATCTTGATCTCCgaaaacgttcaaatatttctatcgagtaacctccgagtgcaaggggttaacccttaacgaagattccttgaaacGTAGGAAACCTTCAAcaaacgaagctaaattatacattgctCAAATAATAGCGAAAACCGAAACTACACGCTAATCTGCTatccgagtaattgaatcattcgccTGCGACTCTTCCAAACACGAACGTTATCTCGAAACGTCGATACAAAGTCGAAAaaatccgcaaagggttgaaacactaaatattcaacatccTAGTTCCGCTTGCAATCAAGTcaccgagagtcgcctctcgtgCAGAGGGTGAACAATTCCACAGTTCTTCTCCCTAGAGAAACCGATCTCCGTGCGGACCCTGCGAATCGGTTGAAAAATACACACGTGGAATACACAGCCATGCGCAATCAAGATCAACGTAAACATTCGGCTCTCCGATCGAACCTCC
It contains:
- the LOC116429675 gene encoding deoxycytidylate deaminase, giving the protein MAEDIAVIKTEQINGSSKRTDYINWEEYFMAIAFLAAKRSKDPATQVGACVVNDENKIVGVGYNGMPIGCSDDEFPWSKNSDNRLETKYPYVCHAELNAILNKNSCSIKNCTMYVALFPCNECAKVIIQSGIKLVVYMSDKHAEKPETIAAKKLFNAAGVEYRKYVLKNEKIIIDFKEIESNEMSQLPPTPIKCNE